The Gordonia terrae genome contains the following window.
CCCGTCTCACTCTGGCCGGGCTGGTGTCGTCGGCCGCGAATGTGCTGCTCCTCGACGAGCCGACCAACAACCTCGATCCGATCTCGCGTGAACAGGTCCTCGACGCCTTGCGCAGCTACACCGGTGCCGTCGTCCTGGTGACGCACGACCCGGGCGCCGCAGCCGCGCTCGATCCGCAGCGCGTGATCCTGCTGCCGGACGGCACCGAGGACCACTGGAGCGAGGAGTATCAGGAGCTCATCGAGCTCGCCTGATCGCCTCGACGACCCGGTCGGTACCGGCCCGGTCGGGCACCGTCAGTCGGTGGCCGTGACCGTCGAATTCCCGTCCGACGACTCCGGCCGCCCGGAGCCGTCGGCCGAACTCGATGCCGTCGGCGCCCGGCACGAACAGGAAGTTCGCCTCGCTCGGCAGCGCGGGATGGCCCGCACGCCGCAAGGCGTCGGCGAGTCGGTCGCGTTCGCGGCGCATCGCCGTGACCCGCCCGGCCAGTTCGTCGGACGCGCCGAGCGCCAGCGCGGCGGCCTGTTCGGCGGCCGCGGTGATCGCGAACGGGATCTCGAGGCGCCGGGCGCCGCGCACCGAGGTCGCCGACCCGAACGCGTACCCGACGCGCAGCCCTGCCAGGCCGTGGGCCTTGGAAAACGTCCGGACGACGATCAGGTTGGGGTGCTCCTCGAGCAACATCCGGACATCGGGCGTGTCCCGGCTGTACTCGACATACGCCTGGTCGAGGACCACCGGAATGGACGGATCGACAGACGCCAGCAGCGCGCGCACCTCGTCGTCGGTCAGGACCGCTCCGGTCGGGTTGTGCGGGCTGCACACGACGAGGGCCGCGGTCTCGGGACCCGCGGCGGCCGCGAGCGCAGCCAGGTCGGGACGCCCGTCGTCGAGCAGCGGCGTCGTGTCGAGCACCAGGCCGATCTCGTCGGCGAGCAGCGCGAAACCCTCGAAAGTCGGTGCCGGGGTGGCGATCCGAGGGACGAAGTGGCCCGCCGCCCGGCGTGGCGTCGCCGAGTCATGCAGGATCGCCGCGAGTACGGCGGTCGCACCGGCGCCGACGGTGATGTGGTCGATGTCCGACCCGGTGTGCTCGGCGATGGCCCTGCGCAGATGGTCGGGACGGAACGACGGGTAGTGGTGCGCTGCGGTCGTGTGACGGCGGAGCGCGGACACGACCGCGGG
Protein-coding sequences here:
- a CDS encoding pyridoxal phosphate-dependent aminotransferase; amino-acid sequence: MTVLLPGPAGARVDDSITHSTDTVWCDRNESAYPPLPAVVSALRRHTTAAHHYPSFRPDHLRRAIAEHTGSDIDHITVGAGATAVLAAILHDSATPRRAAGHFVPRIATPAPTFEGFALLADEIGLVLDTTPLLDDGRPDLAALAAAAGPETAALVVCSPHNPTGAVLTDDEVRALLASVDPSIPVVLDQAYVEYSRDTPDVRMLLEEHPNLIVVRTFSKAHGLAGLRVGYAFGSATSVRGARRLEIPFAITAAAEQAAALALGASDELAGRVTAMRRERDRLADALRRAGHPALPSEANFLFVPGADGIEFGRRLRAAGVVGREFDGHGHRLTVPDRAGTDRVVEAIRRAR